The genomic DNA TTCATTCTCTTTTCAATTTCCATCGGTCTCTATTTTTCCAAACGCGGCAGGAAAAACATTGCCGAATACTTCGCTTCCGGCGGCGGGAGTCCGTGGTGGCTTCTCGGCACTTCCATGGTGGCGACAACTTTTGCTGCAGATACGCCGCTGGCGATCAGCGGATTAGTCGTCAGACAGGGCATCTGGGGAAACTGGTTCTGGTGGGCGCAAATACCGATTTTCACCGGGGGAGTCTTCTTTTTTTCCCGTCTCTGGAAGAGAGCCAGAGTGCTCACTGACACAGAACTGGTGAATATCCGCTATTCCGGTAAATCTGCCAAATTCTTGCGCGGCTTTCGTGCTGTCTATTTGTCCCTGCCGTACAATTGCCTTATC from Calditrichota bacterium includes the following:
- a CDS encoding sodium:proline symporter, whose product is MNTQLQEFTFTSNLTTIDFSIILLFILFSISIGLYFSKRGRKNIAEYFASGGGSPWWLLGTSMVATTFAADTPLAISGLVVRQGIWGNWFWWAQIPIFTGGVFFFSRLWKRARVLTDTELVNIRYSGKSAKFLRGFRAVYLSLPYNCLIMGWVILSMTKIMDLTFNIPKHTAVFICLGIAVLYSAIS